Genomic segment of Pararhodobacter zhoushanensis:
TTCCTGAACTGCCCGTCGTGCCTGCAGGAAGCGCGTGACAACAACGTGCTGCCGTTCGGTGGCTTCGCGTCGGCCTCGTACCGGCTGATGTGCACCTCGCCGGTGTCTTCGCTTGAGCAGATGTCGGGCCTGCGCATCCGCGCCACCGGCGGGTATGGCGAAATGGCGATCATGGGCGGCGGCACCCCGCTGTCGGTCACGCTGACCGAGGCCGTGGGCCTGCTGCAACGCGGCGGTCTGGATTGCCTGATGGCAACCCGCGAATGGCTGCAAACCTATGGCTACGGCGAATACGCCCGCTATGTCACCGATCTGCCGCTGGGCAACTCCAGCCCCGCCGTCGGCTTCCTGATGAACCGCGATCTGTTCATGGGTCTGTCGGCGGACGAGCAGCAGGCGATGATGCGGGCCTCGGCCTTCATCACCGCCAAGCATACGATCGGCAACTACGTGATCCGCGATCAGGAAAGCTTTGAGAACCAGCAAGAGGTCAATGGCGTCGAACTGGTTGCACCCGACGCCGGTCTGACCGCGATGGTCGAAGGCTTCTCGGCGCATGACCGCGCCCGTCTGCTGGAAGCCGGTGAGCGTCTGGGCGTCGAAGACCCCGCCGCGCTGATCGACACCTATCTGGCGGCTGTCGAGCGCTGGCGCCCGATCTCGGCCGAGCTGGGCAATGACGTCGAAGCCATGACCCAGCGGATCTGGGATGAGGTGTTCTCGCAGGTTGATCCCTCGACCCTGTAAGCTTGCCTCTTGGGCCGGGGGCGTGGCACACGCCCCCGGCCTTCCCTTTCGCGCACCCGAGGACGTGACATGAAATTCTTCCACCGCTTGGTGAGCTGGATCGCCAATGCGCTCTTTGCCGTGTCGATGGTCGCCGGCGTCCTGATGATGCTGCACGTCACCATCGACGTGATCGCGCGCTCGCTCTTCAACAGCCCGCTGGCAGGCACCGGCGAGATCACGGCGAGCTACTATATGATCGCCGTCGCCTTCCTGCCCATCGCCTGGGTGACGCTGCGCGACCAGCATGTGACCGCCGACATCTTCGTCAGCGCCCTGCCGCGCCTGTTTCAGACGGTGATCGCGCTGTTGGTCGATGTGCTGGTCATCCTCTACGTCAGCGCGTTCGTCTGGCAGACATGGGTTTCCGCCGCCGCCCGCACCGAGCGCGGCGAGGTCTGGGAGATCCTTGGCGGCTACCTGCCCATCTGGCCGACGCGCTGGATCCTGCCGGTGGCAGGGGCGGCGATGGTGCTGACGA
This window contains:
- a CDS encoding type 2 periplasmic-binding domain-containing protein; its protein translation is MTMTRTLTLTSALTLLATGALAQTPIYGSWPPASDYLNTDTLPEAFAMMSQATGGALEWELIAGGQLADGRGTLAAVTDDLMQAGLQIPVYTPEAMPSFTLLYSVVVPGDDPMAVAAAAAETVFLNCPSCLQEARDNNVLPFGGFASASYRLMCTSPVSSLEQMSGLRIRATGGYGEMAIMGGGTPLSVTLTEAVGLLQRGGLDCLMATREWLQTYGYGEYARYVTDLPLGNSSPAVGFLMNRDLFMGLSADEQQAMMRASAFITAKHTIGNYVIRDQESFENQQEVNGVELVAPDAGLTAMVEGFSAHDRARLLEAGERLGVEDPAALIDTYLAAVERWRPISAELGNDVEAMTQRIWDEVFSQVDPSTL
- a CDS encoding TRAP transporter small permease, translated to MKFFHRLVSWIANALFAVSMVAGVLMMLHVTIDVIARSLFNSPLAGTGEITASYYMIAVAFLPIAWVTLRDQHVTADIFVSALPRLFQTVIALLVDVLVILYVSAFVWQTWVSAAARTERGEVWEILGGYLPIWPTRWILPVAGAAMVLTMIFRLFAKLTNTNPVTGEKA